Proteins encoded in a region of the Populus nigra chromosome 3, ddPopNigr1.1, whole genome shotgun sequence genome:
- the LOC133688340 gene encoding uncharacterized protein LOC133688340 isoform X1, translating to MNESEQNFSLEEKTLSLIDVSFEDDCLYNSPSHDFHVRFSDTKIGAENNLGFAEANNTQSVLASFDGGELGPDPIKSMEPERVKKNTKYNLRKSLAWNSAFFTSAGVLEPEELSSMIGCEKHMLPGIEEDIHTSSDSISTLASDNLTLVNLEEADLFGDIRASIQRSTKGPGMENSSSKVGSPITESKTIRSSEKVDVASRNRVPASEKVDIASRNKLKAKAAPNKPNAIMEGTEKTAKQSVPINGESKSLYRPPKIVGRVVPILAPATKRASLGANRVKVERAKDNPENAKKIAGRGAKVPALSGPRNAVPRPTLPVKSSLRSSSAMKTALTASSSIDSSGSLSSDCSSKYSLNSVRRENDSRTGNHSSSGSNVRTTLKFPSRNKNQSACSHLSPYLKSVAKLSSSISPASSISEWSSASLSPISTLNKMSNSSRSSFDISSCKDASGDSDASQVLDSQNHLNDENSVGPGTQVGLLGESVKKAPTGSSSVLHPDSVKPSGLRLPSPKIGFFDGARPAARTPNRSKQSHTAMPSGLSGFRAGSVSPSGGSKNAKLGKLQPARTALRGTKISDQAAAMGMKSKSPSPLQESSNAAPRASSALKNEKHSASKSLKAQNRKSFQGERKSNLKAEKIGSEECGTSLKDTDSGFTEGNGNACFFMDKNETESKSDAPGKDTEITLGNGLHDQTTGLSSIPKAESMTSLEKVGEDVVCSQNYIKSSLPSLHGTNEKKKASTEDQVDGLTKQIGAVDFYNELHKEAIGDSLALSQDDVGRVASGIQEEFKQLSKPTCSPNPAMASKIVEAEKAEAGIEKASVEDQVDGLTKQIGAVDFHLEMHKEAVGDSLCLSQDDVSRVDSGTQEEFKELPKPTCSPVPAIASSMVEAEKEEAGIHKATAEDQVDGSTKLGDFLSLSQDVRRVDSHVREQFKELSKPSCSHTPVIASTMVEAEKAEAGIKEASVEDPIDGLIKQIGALDIHPKVHKEVVGDSLSLSKDHVSRVNSCIQEEFKELLKPACSPTPAMASTTVGGQMAEAATLLNPATTHGKSEDGETS from the exons ATGAATGAATCAGAGCAAAATTTCAGCCTCGAAGAAAAAACGCTAAGCCTTATTGATGTCTCCTTTGAAGACGATTGCCTTTATAACTCACCTTCCCACGACTTCCATGTCCGATTCTCAG ATACTAAGATAGGGGCCGAAAATAACTTGGGTTTTGCGGAAGCCAACAATACGCAATCCGTGCTGGCCTCCTTTGACGGGGGAGAACTAGGACCTGATCCTATTAAATCAATGGAACCAGAAAGGGTGAAAAAGAATACAAAGTATAACTTGCGCAAAAGCTTAGCTTGGAACAGTGCTTTCTTCACAAGTGCAG GTGTTCTGGAACCGGAGGAGTTGTCTAGCATGATTGGATGCGAGAAACATATGTTACCCGGGATTGAAGAGGATATCCATACATCTAGTGATTCTATATCTACATTAGCGAGTGACAATTTGACCTTGGTGAATCTTGAGGAGGCTGACTTGTTTGGAGATATAAGAGCTTCAATCCAGCGATCCACTAAAGGGCCTGGTATGGAAAATTCAAGTAGCAAAGTGGGTTCTCCAATAACAGAAAGCAAAACCATCCGAT CTTCGGAGAAAGTGGATGTTGCTTCTCGAAATAGGGTACCAGCTTCGGAGAAAGTGGATATCGCTTCTCGAAATAAG CTAAAGGCCAAAGCTGCTCCCAACAAGCCAAATGCAATCATGGAAGGAACAGAGAAGACCGCAAAGCAG TCTGTTCCTATAAATGGAGAGTCAAAATCTCTTTATAGGCCGCCCAAGATAGTTGGCAGAGTTGTTCCCATTTTAGCACCAGCCACTAAGAGAGCTTCCTTGGGTGCCAACCGTGTCAAAGTGGAAAGGGCCAAGGATAATCcagaaaatgcaaaaaaaatagctG GTAGAGGGGCAAAAGTACCTGCTTTGAGTGGTCCCAGAAATGCTGTGCCTAGGCCGACATTGCCTGTTAAATCTTCTTTGCGATCTTCATCAGCAATGAAGACTGCGCTAACAGCTTCTTCCTCTATCGATAGTTCTGGAAGCTTGTCATCAGACTGTAGCAgtaaatattcattaaattctGTGAGAAGAGAAAATGACTCCAGAACTGGCAATCATTCTTCCTCTGGTTCAAATGTCAGAACCACATTGAAATTcccatcaagaaataaaaaccaGTCAGCATGTTCTCATCTCTCACCTTATTTGAAATCTGTCGCCAAGCTCTCTTCCAGCATATCACCTGCTAGCTCTATCAGTGAATGGTCTTCGGCATCATTATCACCGatttctacccttaataaaatGTCTAACAGTTCAAGATCTAGCTTTGACATTAGCTCTTGCAAAGATGCTTCTGGGGACAGTGATGCCTCCCAAGTTTTGGATTCTCAAAACCATTTAAATGACGAAAACTCTGTTGGGCCTGGTACCCAAGTGGGATTGCTGGGTGAGAGTGTAAAGAAAGCTCCTACAGGAAGTAGTTCAGTTCTCCATCCAGATTCGGTTAAACCCTCAGGCCTTCGTTTGCCATCACCCAAAATTGGTTTCTTTGACGGG GCGAGACCAGCTGCACGAACTCCAAATAGAAGCAAGCAATCTCATACAGCTATGCCCAGTGGCTTGTCTGGATTTAGGGCAGGAAGTGTTAGTCCAAGTGGAGGGTCAAAAAATGCAAAGCTTGGAAAGCTTCAGCCTGCTAGAACAGCGCTTCGGGGTACCAAAATTAGTGATCAGGCAGCTGCCATGGGCATGAAATCTAAATCTCCCTCACCTCTGCAGGAATCCTCAAATGCAGCACCAAGGGCCTCCAGTGCTTTGAAAAACGAGAAACACAGTGCTAGCAAATCTCTAAAAGCTCAGAACAGAAAGTCATTTCAAGGTGaaagaaaaagtaatttgaaGGCAGAGAAAATTGGCTCAGAAGAATGTGGCACGTCTCTGAAGGATACAGATAGTGGTTTTACTGAAGGGAATGGGAATGCctgtttttttatggataaaaaCGAGACAGAGAGCAAGAGTGATGCTCCTGGAAAAGATACTGAGATTACTCTCGGCAATGGATTGCATGATCAGACTACCGGCTTGAGTTCTATTCCCAAGGCTGAAAGTATGACCTCATTAGAGAAAGTAGGTGAAGATGTGGTATGTAGCCAGAATTATATCAAGAGTAGTTTGCCTTCTCTTCACGGCActaatgagaagaaaaaagctTCTACTGAAGATCAAGTTGATGGTTTGACCAAACAAATTGGAGCTGTAGATTTTTATAATGAGTTGCACAAAGAAGCCATAGGTGATTCTCTTGCCCTTTCTCAAGATGATGTCGGTAGAGTTGCTTCTGGTATTCAGGAGGAATTCAAACAGTTGTCAAAGCCTACTTGCTCCCCAAATCCTGCTATGGCATCAAAAATCGTGGAAGCAGAGAAGGCAGAGGCAGGAATTGAGAAAGCTTCTGTTGAAGACCAAGTTGATGGTTTGACCAAACAAATTGGAGCTGTAGATTTTCATCTTGAGATGCACAAAGAAGCTGTTGGTGATTCTCTCTGTCTTTCTCAAGATGATGTCAGCAGAGTTGATTCTGGTACTCAGGAGGAATTCAAAGAATTGCCAAAGCCTACTTGCTCTCCAGTTCCTGCAATTGCATCATCAATGGTGGAAGCGGAGAAAGAAGAGGCAGGAATTCATAAAGCTACCGCTGAAGACCAAGTTGATGGTTCGACCAAACTTGGtgattttctttcactttctcaAGATGTCAGAAGAGTTGATTCTCATGTTCGGGAGCAATTCAAAGAGTTGTCAAAGCCTTCTTGCTCCCACACTCCTGTTATAGCATCAACAATGGTGGAAGCAGAGAAGGCAGAAGCAGGAATTAAAGAGGCTTCTGTTGAAGACCCAATTGATGGTTTGATCAAACAAATTGGAGCCTTAGATATCCATCCCAAGGTGCACAAAGAAGTTGTGGGTGATTCTCTTTCCCTTTCTAAAGATCATGTCAGCAGAGTTAATTCTTGTATTCAGGAGGAATTCAAAGAGTTGTTGAAGCCCGCATGCTCTCCCACTCCAGCTATGGCATCAACAACAGTGGGAGGACAGATGGCAGAGGCAGCCACCTTGCTAAATCCAGCAACCACACATGGAAAATCTGAAGATGGTGAAACATCCTAG
- the LOC133688340 gene encoding uncharacterized protein LOC133688340 isoform X2, producing MNESEQNFSLEEKTLSLIDVSFEDDCLYNSPSHDFHVRFSDTKIGAENNLGFAEANNTQSVLASFDGGELGPDPIKSMEPERVKKNTKYNLRKSLAWNSAFFTSAGVLEPEELSSMIGCEKHMLPGIEEDIHTSSDSISTLASDNLTLVNLEEADLFGDIRASIQRSTKGPGMENSSSKVGSPITESKTIRSSEKVDVASRNRVPASEKVDIASRNKLKAKAAPNKPNAIMEGTEKTAKQSVPINGESKSLYRPPKIVGRVVPILAPATKRASLGANRVKVERAKDNPENAKKIAGRGAKVPALSGPRNAVPRPTLPVKSSLRSSSAMKTALTASSSIDSSGSLSSDCSSKYSLNSVRRENDSRTGNHSSSGSNVRTTLKFPSRNKNQSACSHLSPYLKSVAKLSSSISPASSISEWSSASLSPISTLNKMSNSSRSSFDISSCKDASGDSDASQVLDSQNHLNDENSVGPGTQVGLLGESVKKAPTGSSSVLHPDSVKPSGLRLPSPKIGFFDGARPAARTPNRSKQSHTAMPSGLSGFRAGSVSPSGGSKNAKLGKLQPARTALRGTKISDQAAAMGMKSKSPSPLQESSNAAPRASSALKNEKHSASKSLKAQNRKSFQGERKSNLKAEKIGSEECGTSLKDTDSGFTEGNGNACFFMDKNETESKSDAPGKDTEITLGNGLHDQTTGLSSIPKAESMTSLEKVGEDVVCSQNYIKSSLPSLHGTNEKKKASTEDQVDGLTKQIGAVDFYNELHKEAIGDSLALSQDDVGRVASGIQEEFKQLSKPTCSPNPAMASKIVEAEKAEAGIEKASVEDQVDGLTKQIGAVDFHLEMHKEAVGDSLCLSQDDVSRVDSGTQEEFKELPKPTCSPVPAIASSMVEAEKEEAGIHKATAEDQVDGSTKLGDFLSLSQDVRRVDSHVREQFKELSKPSCSHTPVIASTMVEAEKAEAGIKEASVEDPIDGLIKQIGALDIHPKEEFKELLKPACSPTPAMASTTVGGQMAEAATLLNPATTHGKSEDGETS from the exons ATGAATGAATCAGAGCAAAATTTCAGCCTCGAAGAAAAAACGCTAAGCCTTATTGATGTCTCCTTTGAAGACGATTGCCTTTATAACTCACCTTCCCACGACTTCCATGTCCGATTCTCAG ATACTAAGATAGGGGCCGAAAATAACTTGGGTTTTGCGGAAGCCAACAATACGCAATCCGTGCTGGCCTCCTTTGACGGGGGAGAACTAGGACCTGATCCTATTAAATCAATGGAACCAGAAAGGGTGAAAAAGAATACAAAGTATAACTTGCGCAAAAGCTTAGCTTGGAACAGTGCTTTCTTCACAAGTGCAG GTGTTCTGGAACCGGAGGAGTTGTCTAGCATGATTGGATGCGAGAAACATATGTTACCCGGGATTGAAGAGGATATCCATACATCTAGTGATTCTATATCTACATTAGCGAGTGACAATTTGACCTTGGTGAATCTTGAGGAGGCTGACTTGTTTGGAGATATAAGAGCTTCAATCCAGCGATCCACTAAAGGGCCTGGTATGGAAAATTCAAGTAGCAAAGTGGGTTCTCCAATAACAGAAAGCAAAACCATCCGAT CTTCGGAGAAAGTGGATGTTGCTTCTCGAAATAGGGTACCAGCTTCGGAGAAAGTGGATATCGCTTCTCGAAATAAG CTAAAGGCCAAAGCTGCTCCCAACAAGCCAAATGCAATCATGGAAGGAACAGAGAAGACCGCAAAGCAG TCTGTTCCTATAAATGGAGAGTCAAAATCTCTTTATAGGCCGCCCAAGATAGTTGGCAGAGTTGTTCCCATTTTAGCACCAGCCACTAAGAGAGCTTCCTTGGGTGCCAACCGTGTCAAAGTGGAAAGGGCCAAGGATAATCcagaaaatgcaaaaaaaatagctG GTAGAGGGGCAAAAGTACCTGCTTTGAGTGGTCCCAGAAATGCTGTGCCTAGGCCGACATTGCCTGTTAAATCTTCTTTGCGATCTTCATCAGCAATGAAGACTGCGCTAACAGCTTCTTCCTCTATCGATAGTTCTGGAAGCTTGTCATCAGACTGTAGCAgtaaatattcattaaattctGTGAGAAGAGAAAATGACTCCAGAACTGGCAATCATTCTTCCTCTGGTTCAAATGTCAGAACCACATTGAAATTcccatcaagaaataaaaaccaGTCAGCATGTTCTCATCTCTCACCTTATTTGAAATCTGTCGCCAAGCTCTCTTCCAGCATATCACCTGCTAGCTCTATCAGTGAATGGTCTTCGGCATCATTATCACCGatttctacccttaataaaatGTCTAACAGTTCAAGATCTAGCTTTGACATTAGCTCTTGCAAAGATGCTTCTGGGGACAGTGATGCCTCCCAAGTTTTGGATTCTCAAAACCATTTAAATGACGAAAACTCTGTTGGGCCTGGTACCCAAGTGGGATTGCTGGGTGAGAGTGTAAAGAAAGCTCCTACAGGAAGTAGTTCAGTTCTCCATCCAGATTCGGTTAAACCCTCAGGCCTTCGTTTGCCATCACCCAAAATTGGTTTCTTTGACGGG GCGAGACCAGCTGCACGAACTCCAAATAGAAGCAAGCAATCTCATACAGCTATGCCCAGTGGCTTGTCTGGATTTAGGGCAGGAAGTGTTAGTCCAAGTGGAGGGTCAAAAAATGCAAAGCTTGGAAAGCTTCAGCCTGCTAGAACAGCGCTTCGGGGTACCAAAATTAGTGATCAGGCAGCTGCCATGGGCATGAAATCTAAATCTCCCTCACCTCTGCAGGAATCCTCAAATGCAGCACCAAGGGCCTCCAGTGCTTTGAAAAACGAGAAACACAGTGCTAGCAAATCTCTAAAAGCTCAGAACAGAAAGTCATTTCAAGGTGaaagaaaaagtaatttgaaGGCAGAGAAAATTGGCTCAGAAGAATGTGGCACGTCTCTGAAGGATACAGATAGTGGTTTTACTGAAGGGAATGGGAATGCctgtttttttatggataaaaaCGAGACAGAGAGCAAGAGTGATGCTCCTGGAAAAGATACTGAGATTACTCTCGGCAATGGATTGCATGATCAGACTACCGGCTTGAGTTCTATTCCCAAGGCTGAAAGTATGACCTCATTAGAGAAAGTAGGTGAAGATGTGGTATGTAGCCAGAATTATATCAAGAGTAGTTTGCCTTCTCTTCACGGCActaatgagaagaaaaaagctTCTACTGAAGATCAAGTTGATGGTTTGACCAAACAAATTGGAGCTGTAGATTTTTATAATGAGTTGCACAAAGAAGCCATAGGTGATTCTCTTGCCCTTTCTCAAGATGATGTCGGTAGAGTTGCTTCTGGTATTCAGGAGGAATTCAAACAGTTGTCAAAGCCTACTTGCTCCCCAAATCCTGCTATGGCATCAAAAATCGTGGAAGCAGAGAAGGCAGAGGCAGGAATTGAGAAAGCTTCTGTTGAAGACCAAGTTGATGGTTTGACCAAACAAATTGGAGCTGTAGATTTTCATCTTGAGATGCACAAAGAAGCTGTTGGTGATTCTCTCTGTCTTTCTCAAGATGATGTCAGCAGAGTTGATTCTGGTACTCAGGAGGAATTCAAAGAATTGCCAAAGCCTACTTGCTCTCCAGTTCCTGCAATTGCATCATCAATGGTGGAAGCGGAGAAAGAAGAGGCAGGAATTCATAAAGCTACCGCTGAAGACCAAGTTGATGGTTCGACCAAACTTGGtgattttctttcactttctcaAGATGTCAGAAGAGTTGATTCTCATGTTCGGGAGCAATTCAAAGAGTTGTCAAAGCCTTCTTGCTCCCACACTCCTGTTATAGCATCAACAATGGTGGAAGCAGAGAAGGCAGAAGCAGGAATTAAAGAGGCTTCTGTTGAAGACCCAATTGATGGTTTGATCAAACAAATTGGAGCCTTAGATATCCATCCCAAG GAGGAATTCAAAGAGTTGTTGAAGCCCGCATGCTCTCCCACTCCAGCTATGGCATCAACAACAGTGGGAGGACAGATGGCAGAGGCAGCCACCTTGCTAAATCCAGCAACCACACATGGAAAATCTGAAGATGGTGAAACATCCTAG
- the LOC133688340 gene encoding uncharacterized protein LOC133688340 isoform X3 translates to MEPERVKKNTKYNLRKSLAWNSAFFTSAGVLEPEELSSMIGCEKHMLPGIEEDIHTSSDSISTLASDNLTLVNLEEADLFGDIRASIQRSTKGPGMENSSSKVGSPITESKTIRSSEKVDVASRNRVPASEKVDIASRNKLKAKAAPNKPNAIMEGTEKTAKQSVPINGESKSLYRPPKIVGRVVPILAPATKRASLGANRVKVERAKDNPENAKKIAGRGAKVPALSGPRNAVPRPTLPVKSSLRSSSAMKTALTASSSIDSSGSLSSDCSSKYSLNSVRRENDSRTGNHSSSGSNVRTTLKFPSRNKNQSACSHLSPYLKSVAKLSSSISPASSISEWSSASLSPISTLNKMSNSSRSSFDISSCKDASGDSDASQVLDSQNHLNDENSVGPGTQVGLLGESVKKAPTGSSSVLHPDSVKPSGLRLPSPKIGFFDGARPAARTPNRSKQSHTAMPSGLSGFRAGSVSPSGGSKNAKLGKLQPARTALRGTKISDQAAAMGMKSKSPSPLQESSNAAPRASSALKNEKHSASKSLKAQNRKSFQGERKSNLKAEKIGSEECGTSLKDTDSGFTEGNGNACFFMDKNETESKSDAPGKDTEITLGNGLHDQTTGLSSIPKAESMTSLEKVGEDVVCSQNYIKSSLPSLHGTNEKKKASTEDQVDGLTKQIGAVDFYNELHKEAIGDSLALSQDDVGRVASGIQEEFKQLSKPTCSPNPAMASKIVEAEKAEAGIEKASVEDQVDGLTKQIGAVDFHLEMHKEAVGDSLCLSQDDVSRVDSGTQEEFKELPKPTCSPVPAIASSMVEAEKEEAGIHKATAEDQVDGSTKLGDFLSLSQDVRRVDSHVREQFKELSKPSCSHTPVIASTMVEAEKAEAGIKEASVEDPIDGLIKQIGALDIHPKVHKEVVGDSLSLSKDHVSRVNSCIQEEFKELLKPACSPTPAMASTTVGGQMAEAATLLNPATTHGKSEDGETS, encoded by the exons ATGGAACCAGAAAGGGTGAAAAAGAATACAAAGTATAACTTGCGCAAAAGCTTAGCTTGGAACAGTGCTTTCTTCACAAGTGCAG GTGTTCTGGAACCGGAGGAGTTGTCTAGCATGATTGGATGCGAGAAACATATGTTACCCGGGATTGAAGAGGATATCCATACATCTAGTGATTCTATATCTACATTAGCGAGTGACAATTTGACCTTGGTGAATCTTGAGGAGGCTGACTTGTTTGGAGATATAAGAGCTTCAATCCAGCGATCCACTAAAGGGCCTGGTATGGAAAATTCAAGTAGCAAAGTGGGTTCTCCAATAACAGAAAGCAAAACCATCCGAT CTTCGGAGAAAGTGGATGTTGCTTCTCGAAATAGGGTACCAGCTTCGGAGAAAGTGGATATCGCTTCTCGAAATAAG CTAAAGGCCAAAGCTGCTCCCAACAAGCCAAATGCAATCATGGAAGGAACAGAGAAGACCGCAAAGCAG TCTGTTCCTATAAATGGAGAGTCAAAATCTCTTTATAGGCCGCCCAAGATAGTTGGCAGAGTTGTTCCCATTTTAGCACCAGCCACTAAGAGAGCTTCCTTGGGTGCCAACCGTGTCAAAGTGGAAAGGGCCAAGGATAATCcagaaaatgcaaaaaaaatagctG GTAGAGGGGCAAAAGTACCTGCTTTGAGTGGTCCCAGAAATGCTGTGCCTAGGCCGACATTGCCTGTTAAATCTTCTTTGCGATCTTCATCAGCAATGAAGACTGCGCTAACAGCTTCTTCCTCTATCGATAGTTCTGGAAGCTTGTCATCAGACTGTAGCAgtaaatattcattaaattctGTGAGAAGAGAAAATGACTCCAGAACTGGCAATCATTCTTCCTCTGGTTCAAATGTCAGAACCACATTGAAATTcccatcaagaaataaaaaccaGTCAGCATGTTCTCATCTCTCACCTTATTTGAAATCTGTCGCCAAGCTCTCTTCCAGCATATCACCTGCTAGCTCTATCAGTGAATGGTCTTCGGCATCATTATCACCGatttctacccttaataaaatGTCTAACAGTTCAAGATCTAGCTTTGACATTAGCTCTTGCAAAGATGCTTCTGGGGACAGTGATGCCTCCCAAGTTTTGGATTCTCAAAACCATTTAAATGACGAAAACTCTGTTGGGCCTGGTACCCAAGTGGGATTGCTGGGTGAGAGTGTAAAGAAAGCTCCTACAGGAAGTAGTTCAGTTCTCCATCCAGATTCGGTTAAACCCTCAGGCCTTCGTTTGCCATCACCCAAAATTGGTTTCTTTGACGGG GCGAGACCAGCTGCACGAACTCCAAATAGAAGCAAGCAATCTCATACAGCTATGCCCAGTGGCTTGTCTGGATTTAGGGCAGGAAGTGTTAGTCCAAGTGGAGGGTCAAAAAATGCAAAGCTTGGAAAGCTTCAGCCTGCTAGAACAGCGCTTCGGGGTACCAAAATTAGTGATCAGGCAGCTGCCATGGGCATGAAATCTAAATCTCCCTCACCTCTGCAGGAATCCTCAAATGCAGCACCAAGGGCCTCCAGTGCTTTGAAAAACGAGAAACACAGTGCTAGCAAATCTCTAAAAGCTCAGAACAGAAAGTCATTTCAAGGTGaaagaaaaagtaatttgaaGGCAGAGAAAATTGGCTCAGAAGAATGTGGCACGTCTCTGAAGGATACAGATAGTGGTTTTACTGAAGGGAATGGGAATGCctgtttttttatggataaaaaCGAGACAGAGAGCAAGAGTGATGCTCCTGGAAAAGATACTGAGATTACTCTCGGCAATGGATTGCATGATCAGACTACCGGCTTGAGTTCTATTCCCAAGGCTGAAAGTATGACCTCATTAGAGAAAGTAGGTGAAGATGTGGTATGTAGCCAGAATTATATCAAGAGTAGTTTGCCTTCTCTTCACGGCActaatgagaagaaaaaagctTCTACTGAAGATCAAGTTGATGGTTTGACCAAACAAATTGGAGCTGTAGATTTTTATAATGAGTTGCACAAAGAAGCCATAGGTGATTCTCTTGCCCTTTCTCAAGATGATGTCGGTAGAGTTGCTTCTGGTATTCAGGAGGAATTCAAACAGTTGTCAAAGCCTACTTGCTCCCCAAATCCTGCTATGGCATCAAAAATCGTGGAAGCAGAGAAGGCAGAGGCAGGAATTGAGAAAGCTTCTGTTGAAGACCAAGTTGATGGTTTGACCAAACAAATTGGAGCTGTAGATTTTCATCTTGAGATGCACAAAGAAGCTGTTGGTGATTCTCTCTGTCTTTCTCAAGATGATGTCAGCAGAGTTGATTCTGGTACTCAGGAGGAATTCAAAGAATTGCCAAAGCCTACTTGCTCTCCAGTTCCTGCAATTGCATCATCAATGGTGGAAGCGGAGAAAGAAGAGGCAGGAATTCATAAAGCTACCGCTGAAGACCAAGTTGATGGTTCGACCAAACTTGGtgattttctttcactttctcaAGATGTCAGAAGAGTTGATTCTCATGTTCGGGAGCAATTCAAAGAGTTGTCAAAGCCTTCTTGCTCCCACACTCCTGTTATAGCATCAACAATGGTGGAAGCAGAGAAGGCAGAAGCAGGAATTAAAGAGGCTTCTGTTGAAGACCCAATTGATGGTTTGATCAAACAAATTGGAGCCTTAGATATCCATCCCAAGGTGCACAAAGAAGTTGTGGGTGATTCTCTTTCCCTTTCTAAAGATCATGTCAGCAGAGTTAATTCTTGTATTCAGGAGGAATTCAAAGAGTTGTTGAAGCCCGCATGCTCTCCCACTCCAGCTATGGCATCAACAACAGTGGGAGGACAGATGGCAGAGGCAGCCACCTTGCTAAATCCAGCAACCACACATGGAAAATCTGAAGATGGTGAAACATCCTAG